In Chryseobacterium oryzae, the genomic stretch GTATTCGGGGAAGAAAAGAAAATTGGTGGTGCGCCGCTTAATCTGGCACTCAGAACCGCTTCTTTTGGTTTTCCTGTAGCGATGATAAGCGCGATTGGGAATGATGAAGACGGCAAAGTAATTTGCGATTATGTCAAAGACCATCAGCTTGACGCCAGCGGCATTATTACCGTTGAGGATTACAATACCGGCGTAGTGCAAGTTTCTCTTAACGAAAGAGGTTCGGCAACCTACGAAATCAAGTTTCCGTCTGCGTGGGATTTTATTACGATGAATGAAGAAACTGAAAAATTGGTCAAAAATGCGGATGTTTTCTTTTACGGTAGCTTAATTTGCCGCAATGACGTTTCGAAAAATACGCTTTTTCAATTATTGGATTCTAACCCCAATATGTTTAAGGTTTTTGATGTGAATCTTAGAAAGCCGCATTATAATATCGAAGTTTTAAAACAACTGATGGATAAAGCGGATTTTATCAAGTTTAATGATGAAGAAATTCTGGAAATCGCTTCAGAACTGGGTTTCAATTCCGAAGATTTGGAAGAGAACATCCGTTTTATTTCTGACAAAACCAATACAAAATCCATCTGCGTGACTTTAGGAAAACACGGTTCAATCCTGCTTTGGGAAGGCGTAATGTACAGACACGGCGGATATCCTGTGAAAGTGGCGGATACCGTTGGTGCAGGTGATTCTTTCCTGGCGAGTTTGATCGCAAAATTGATATCTGACAAAAATCCTGATGCTGCACTGGATTTTGCCAGTGCTGTTGGTGCTTTGGTGGCGAGCTATACCGGTGCCAATCCGAAGCTTGATAACGCGGAAATTGAAGAATTTTTAAAAGAAAATGTTTAAGCATTTTTCGAATCATAAAAATTGCGCTATTGTACGTCATTAGCGCAATTTTTTTTAATATTTTAACAAAAATATAATTACCATTTTAATTATTAAATATTTAAATAATTTGTTCTGAGGATTATGTGGAGACTGAATTATCTTCACTAAATTAGCAGATATATTTGCGTTTTATATGATAAGCCCGTTTCTGAAAAGCATTTTTTCCTTCTTTATTTTAGCATCTGTATTGCTTTCTTGTAAAAAAGAAAATAAAGTAAATGCCAATGAAATACTCCTGCGACAATTGGATAAAACCATCCGTGAAAAAAAATCTTTTGAAATTAAAAAGAAAAGAAAAATTAATCATTTAAAATCAAAAATAAATATTGGAGGTAATTCAGACAGCATTAATTTTCAACTTAATTATTTAATTGTAGAAGAATATTTGGGTTACCAGTGCGATTCTGCTTATTCTTATTCTTACGCCAACGAAGAATTGGCTCTTAAAAACAAAAATGATTCCTGGCTATACCAGACACTTATCCAAAGGTCGGTTCTTCTTTCTACTTCGGGTCTTTTTTTGGAGTCAGAAAATATTCTGAATAAAATTGATCAGAAAAATTTACCTCTTCCGCTTCGTTTTTCCTATAATTCTGCGTATGAATGCCTTTATTCTAACCTTTTAGATTATACAGGCGAGGAAAATCTTTATGGCAAAATTTACAAAAAGAAATTAGCAGATTACTACGAGTCTGCTTATACCTCTCTAAAGCCTAATGATCCGTTTTATTATCTTTTTTTAAGCCATAAAAACAGGATAAATGACGACTGGGAATCTGCTAATAATAATATTGACAAGTTTCTTCAAACCACAAAAGCAGGAACCAGACTACACGCGATAGGAAGCTATTGTAAAGCTGTTATAGAAGCTAGGTTGGGAAATATAGATTCTCAGGAAAAGTTTTTAATTTATTCCGCAATATCAGATTTGCAGTCATCCACGAAGGAAAACCGATCTATGCAGGAGCTTGCAAGTGTGGAATATAAAAAAGACGATACCGAAAGAGCTTACAATTATATACAATCTGCGCTGGAAGATGCTAATTTCTATAACGCCAGATTTAGAAGTATACAAATAAGTAAAGTCCAACCGATTATTGAAAATTCTTACCTTCTTACCATCAATTCGCAGAACACAAAATTGCGCTGGTCGGTCTTTTTAATCAGTTTTTTATTATTGGGATTAATTGTTACCACGTATTTTATTTACAGACAGTTAAAAATTATAGCTAAATCGAGAAATGAACTTTCTCTTTTAAACACAGATTTGAAGGCAACCAACGCTAAGTTAGACGAAGCAAATCATGTAAAAGAGGAATATGTTGCCTTTTTCATCAACCAGTGTTCTATTTATTTGAAGAAATTCGAAAAATATAAAAATCTGATTGCTAAAAGATTGTCTGTTGGTCAGATAGATAAATTAACCGAAATGGTTAATAACAAAAACAGCGTAGAATTAGACTTAAATGACCTATACATCAGTTTCGATAAAGCCTTTCTTAGAATTTATCCCAATTTTGTTACAGAGGTGAACAAACTCATCAAGAAAGATTCTCAGTACGAAGTTACGGATGTACTCAATACAGAACTTAGAATCTATGCTCTAATAAGATTAGGAATTAATGATGCGGCTCAAATTTCAGATTTTTTAAGATACTCTTTAAGGACGATTTATAATTATAAGAGTAAAGTGAAAGCAAAATCGGTGATTGAAAATGATGATTTTGAAGCCAAAATCATGGAAATTGGCTCTATAAATACTCAATAGATTTACTTTTTATTTTATAGGTTAAAATGCTAATGATTTAATTATCAGTAGTTATTTTTTGTAAAACTCTTTTAAACCTTTACCTAAATACCCGTAGATATCTTCTGCGGGTATTTTAATTTTTAAGTAGGGATATATTAGCAACAATCAATTAACCTTATGTTAATGATCGGTTCACGAAACTGAAATCTTAACATTCTTTTTGAATTTTAAAAAGGAAATTCAGAAAAATTTTAACAAGAATTATTACAAACTATATAAATAAACCTTTACTAAATGAAAATTAAATATCAGAAATTATCTTTTGCGGTAATAGCGCTTTACTTTTCTGGAAACATGTTTGCTCAGGAAAAAGACAGTTTGCAAAAAGAACAGAAGATTGATGAGGTCGTTGTAATTGGCTACGGTAAAGCTAAAGCAAAAGATCTTACCGGATCTGTTTCCGTAATTAATTTGAATAAAGCCCAAAATCAGCCCGTTGCAGATATCGGACAGGCAATTCAAGGTCGTGCTTCGGGGGTTAATGTTATCAATTCCGGAGAACCGGGAAGCAATGTAACATTCAGAATTAGAGGAACGGGAACTATTCAGAACAATGATCCTCTAATTGTAGTAGACGGAATGCCTTTAAATGGCGGACTGAACCAAATCAACATGAGCGATGTGGAAACCATTAATATCCTAAAAGATGCTTCTTCCACTGCAATTTATGGTGCAAGAGGTGCTAATGGAGTAGTAATTATTACGACAAAAAGAGGTAGTAAAAAAGGCGTACTTAATTTTGACACTTTTACTGGAATTCAGAGTGTAAGCAATATGATAAAGCTTTTGGATGCATCGCAATACGCACAGCTGAATAATGATATGCTCCGAAATGCAGGAATGTCTGTTCTTCCGGAATTTTCTGATCCTTCTTCTTTAGGTACAGGTACAAATTGGGTGAAAGCTTTATTCAGACCTGCTGTAATGTCTAGTTACTCACTTTCTTATGGCGATCGTTCAGAAAAGAGTAATCTGTATGTTTCTGCGAGTTATTTCAATCAGAAAGGGGTTGTTTTGAATACCAATTACGACCGTTTTATTGTTCAGATTAACGGAGATACGAAGATTAAACCTTTCCTGAAAATCGGAAACAGTGTTAAATTACAACATGATGTAAAAAAATCCGGTGGTTATGATATAAAAGAAACCATTCTTTCGCTTCCGACAAGACCTGTTTATAATGCAGACGGCAGCTATGCCGGTCCCGGAACTAATCCGTTGTTGTATGGAGATATAGATAACGCGATTGGGAAAGCTTCTATCATCGAAAAATCGACTAAAGGGTATAATATGCAGGGGAACATTTATGCAGAATTAGAGCTTTTAAAAGGTTTGAAATTCAAATCTTTGGGTGGAGCAGAAGCAAACATCTGGTACGACAGAACGTGGTCGCCTAAATACAATTGGGGTGTAAAATCTCAGGAAAACTCTTACCTGTACGAAGGTTCGAACAGAAGCATCACTTTATTATGGGATAATACGCTTACCTACGATAAAATCTGGGGAAATCATAACCTGAATGCAGTAGTGGGAAGCAGTGCACAAACCAACCAGTTCAATTATCTTAATGCATCTGTACAGAAATTCGCCAGTGAGAATACACAACAGATAGATAACGGTATTTTGCAGCCGGTTCAGCACGGAAATTCTTCAGAATGGGCACTCATGTCTTACTTGGCTCGTGCAAGTTATAATTATGCCGAAAAATATTATCTTACCGCTACCATCCGTAGAGACGGATCTTCAAGATTCGGTGCAGGTAATAAATGGGGATGGTTCCCTTCTGCTGCTTTGGCATGGAGAATTTCAAACGAAAACTTTCTTAAAGATTCCAAAACAATCAATAATTTAAAACTGAGATTAGGATACGGGATTACCGGAAACCAAAATATCGGAAATTATTCATTTGCATCTTCTTACAACACCTATCAGTACAATTTCAACAATCAGTTTGTAAGTGCGGTAATGCCAACAGTACTTCCGAATCCTTATGTGAAGTGGGAAGGACAGGAACAGTATAACGTAGGTTTCGATTTGGATATGTTTAACAACAGAGTAAGTTTGGTGGTTGACGGATATGTTAAAAATACAAACGATATGCTTGTTCCGATGTCTGTACCGGTAACTTCAGGTTATTCTGATGTGTATACGCCTTCCATTAATGCAGGTAAAATTCAGAACAAAGGGATTGAAGCAATGCTTTCTACAAGAAATATCGTAAAAGATGATTTTAAATGGTCTTCTGATATTGTGTTTTCTCACAACAAAAATAATGCAGTAGACATCAACAGCAATACATTTATTCCCGGAGCAAAAGATGGCAATAACCTGAACCGTATGTTTGGAATTATCCAAGCTGGTTCTCCTGTGAATGTATTTTATGGATATGTTACAGACGGCATCTTCCAAAATCAGGCAGAAGTAAGTGCACATGCCACTCAAAATCCGGGCAACAATCCTGCAACAAGCACGGCTCCCGGAGATATCCGTTTCAAAGATTTGAATGGTGATGGGGTAATTAACGATAAAGACCGTACCATAATCGGAAATCCAAATCCTAAATTTACATTCTCTTTCAATAATACATTTACTTATAAAAATTTCGATTTCACAATTTTCCTTCAGGGAAGTTATGGTAACGATATTTACAATGCCAATAGAATGTATACCGAAGCAATGGCGGTCATTCAGAACCAAGGAGTAGGAGTTCTAGACAGATGGACAGGTGCAGGAACGAGCAACGATATGCCAAGGGCTATCTATGGTGATCCTAACCAAAATACACGTGTAAGCAGCCGCTATGTGGAAGATGGGTCCTACATTAAAATTAAAAATATTAATCTCAGCTATACGCTTCCGAAAGGTGTTTTTGGAGAAAATCTAAGTCTTGTGAAAATCTTTGTATCCGCACAAAATCTGGTAACCTGGACGAAATATTCAGGTTTTGATCCTGAAGTTCCGGTAAACGGAGTAGACAATGGTACTTATCCAATCACAAGAACAGTTTCTCTAGGACTTAATGTTGCATTTTAAATAATATCAGACATGAAAAAGATAAAAATTACACTATTGGCACTTATTGCACTTACACTGACGAATTGTAGCGACGATTTTCTGGATAAAGTGCAGCCCGATACCATCAATACAGGAAATTATCCTAAAACGGAAGCCGAGCTTATCACGATGGTAAACGGTGCTTATCAACCGCTTCAATGGCCCAAGCTCTACAACATGAGAATGTGGACTACCGATATATTCGCAGGGAACAGTATCGTAGGAGCAGGAGGAGGTGATGACGGTATAGAAACTACTCAGCTTTCTAATTTTGTAACCAGTACCGATAATCAGGGAGTTTTGGATCTTTGGAGAGGTCCATGGCCCGGAATTCTTTCAAGCAATATTGTTCTTAAAACAGCTCCGTCTCTCAATATCAACAGCGATATTAAAAACCGTTGCATGGGAGAAGCGTATTTCCTGAGATCTCATTATTATTTTGTTCTGGTAAGATTTTTTGGGGATGTTCCTTTGGTAACAGAGCCTCAGGATGTAAACGGAGATTTATACCCTTCAAGAGCTCCAAAATCAGATATTTATAATCTTATTATTTCAGATTTAGAAAAAGCAATTTCACTTCTTCCCGCAAAAGAAAGTTATGGAAGCATAGATAAAGGCAGAGCAAGCAAAGGTGCGGCAATTGGTGCTTTGGCAAAAGTTTATCTCACTCTTGGAAACTGGCAGAAAGTGGTAGATTTAACAACACAGCTGGAAAGTATGGGATATACACTTAATACAGATTATTCTGATAATTTTAATGTAAATACAGAAAACTCCAACGAATCTTTATTTGAAGTGCAGTATGCATCCGACGGAAACTATGATTTCTGGGGAAACCAAAATCAGGCATCTTGGGCAAGTACCTTTATGGGACCAAGAGGTTCTAATTTCGTAGGTGGCGGTTGGGGCTGGAACCAGCCAACGCAGGAATTTGTAAACAGCTACGAAGCGGGAGACAATCGAAAAGCAAAATCAATTTTTTATGATGGATGTCCTCAATATGATGGGAAAACATACACCTCATCTTATTCTCTAACGGGGTATAATGTTAGAAAATTTTTGGTTCCTCTTTCAGCATTTCCTTCCTATAACAATAGTCCTTTAAACTTTCCTGTAATGCGTTATTCTGAAGTTTTGCTGATGAAAGCAGAAGCTTTAAATGAATTGGGACAGACCTCTTTGGCGGCAGTACCTCTTAATACGGTAAGAGCAAGAGCAGGATTGGCTCCGGTTTCAGGTTTGTCACAATCTGCATTTAGAGATAAAGTTCTTCACGAAAGAAGAATGGAGCTGGCTTTCGAAGGACAGAGATGGTTTGATCTTGTTCGTGTAAACAACGGACAATACGGGTTAGACTTTTTACATTCTATCGGTAAAACCAATGCAACAAATAAGCACCTTCTTTTACCGGTTCCCCAGATTGAAAGAGACAGAAATCCTAATCTTTCACAAAACCCAGGATATTAAACATTCACCTATTTAACAATTTTAATTATTGACAACCGCAGCATTTAGATAGACTATATTTAACTGTTGCGGTTTCAAAATGATAAAAAGTATGATAAAAAAGATAAGTTTCCTGATCTTAGCCTTATTCTTTTCTTCGCAACTTTCAGCCGGCGAGGTCACTTCATTCACGAAAAATGCCAATCAGGTTGTCTTCAATTGTAAAGACGGCGCCAAGTTGTCGTTAACCATTAACAGCAGTTCTGTAGTGAAAGTCTGGTTCGATCCGTCGGGCAAATTCTCACGACAGAATCCTTCTTTTGCCGTGGTGAATGACAAATTGGAGAATATTGGAGATATTTCGGTAAATGAAGAACCGTCAGCTTACGAAATTTTCACGTCCAAGTTGAGAATAAGAGTGAATAAAAACCCAATGCAACTTCAGATTTTTGACAAATGGCAAAAACTGATTTACAGCGATTACGCCGATAAAGGCAATGTCGTTAACGGAAAGGGCATCAAATCTTACAAAAACCTCCGAAGTGACGAGCAATTTTTTGGCTTAGGCGAAAAAACGGGAACCCTGAACAGAAGAGGGAAGAACTATAAAATGTGGAACAGCGACAAACCTTGTTACAGCACCACAGAAGACCCGATTGCCAAGAGTATTCCGTTTTTTATGAGCAGTTATAATTACGGAATTTTCCTCGACAATACCTTTAAAACTGAATTCAAATTCGGGACAGAATCGGAAGATTATTATTCTTTCGAGGCGCCGGACGGAGCATTTGTGTATTATTTTATTTTTGGCAAAGATTATAAGGACATCCAGAAACAGTATATAACACTTACGGGTCAGCCGATTATGCCTCCAAAATGGGCTTTGGGATTTGCACAGAGCCGTGGCTTGTACACCAAAGAAGCTCAGGCTCTGGAAATTGCAGCTGAATTCAGAAAACGAAAAATTCCGATTGATGTCATTTATCAGGATATCGGCTGGACACAGAATCTTCAGGATTTTGAATGGCGAAAAGGCAATTATACAGACCCGAAAGGAATGTTAAAAAAGTTAAAGTCCAACGGATTCAAAATGATTGTTTCCCAAGACCCGGTTATTTCCAAAAAAGACAATAAGCAATACCTCGAAGCCAATAAGCTTGGTTATTTTGTGAAAGATGTCCGCACGGATAAAGCTTACGAAATGCCGTGGCCGTGGGGCGGAAACTGTGGTGTTGTCGATTTTACCATTCCTGCCGTAGCCGATTGGTGGGGCAAATATCAGCAAAAACCCCTGGACGATGGGGTCAGCGGCTTTTGGACCGATATGGGCGAACCCGCTTGGAGCAATGAGGAAGATACTGATCGGCTCAATATGAAACACCATCTCGGGATGCACAATGAAATTCATAACGTGTTTGGCCTAACCTGGGACAAGGTGGTGAAAGAACAGTTTGAAAAAAGAAACCCAAACAAACGTATTTTCCAGATGACGCGCTCGGCTTATGCCGGTTTGCAGCGCTATACCTTTGGCTGGACCAACGACAGCGGAAATGGTAATGACGTTCTCGACGGATGGTCGCAGATGGAAAATCAGGTTGCCGTTGGAATATCTGCCGGTTTGGGCGGTATTCCGTTTTGGACCACCGATATTTCCGGTTACTGTGGCGACATCACAGATTACCCGGCGATGGCTGAACTTTATACAAGATGGATGCAGTTCGGGGTATTTTGTCCTTTGAGCCGTGCCCATCACGAAGGCGACAATGCCGTAGAACCCTGGAAATTTGGAGAAGTGGCAGAGAAGAATACCAAAGCGGCCATCGAATTGAAATACCAGTTGTTTCCCTATCTCTATACTTATGCCAGAAAAGCCCACGATACGGGATTGCCGATTACAAGAGGACTTTTTATGGAATATCCTAAAGATTTGGATGCCGCTAAAATTGATAACCAGTTTATGTTTGGGGAAGAAATTCTCGTAGCACCAGTGCTTAGAAAAGGTGAAAGGGTAAAAAGGGTTTATTTCCCGGAAGGCGAATGGATTGATTTTAATGATAAAAAAACCGAATATCTGGGCGGCGAAAAGCTGCCGTACAAAGCCCCGCTCAATACCATTCCTATTTTTGTCAAAAAAGGTTCTATTGTGCCGATGATGCCTGTAATGCAGTACATCCACGAGAAAAAAGATTATCCCGTAACCTTCCATATTTTCCCGAATTATGAGGATGAGAAGGCCAGCTTTAGCTTGTATGAAGATGAAGGTGAAAATCAGGATTACCT encodes the following:
- a CDS encoding SusC/RagA family TonB-linked outer membrane protein; protein product: MKIKYQKLSFAVIALYFSGNMFAQEKDSLQKEQKIDEVVVIGYGKAKAKDLTGSVSVINLNKAQNQPVADIGQAIQGRASGVNVINSGEPGSNVTFRIRGTGTIQNNDPLIVVDGMPLNGGLNQINMSDVETINILKDASSTAIYGARGANGVVIITTKRGSKKGVLNFDTFTGIQSVSNMIKLLDASQYAQLNNDMLRNAGMSVLPEFSDPSSLGTGTNWVKALFRPAVMSSYSLSYGDRSEKSNLYVSASYFNQKGVVLNTNYDRFIVQINGDTKIKPFLKIGNSVKLQHDVKKSGGYDIKETILSLPTRPVYNADGSYAGPGTNPLLYGDIDNAIGKASIIEKSTKGYNMQGNIYAELELLKGLKFKSLGGAEANIWYDRTWSPKYNWGVKSQENSYLYEGSNRSITLLWDNTLTYDKIWGNHNLNAVVGSSAQTNQFNYLNASVQKFASENTQQIDNGILQPVQHGNSSEWALMSYLARASYNYAEKYYLTATIRRDGSSRFGAGNKWGWFPSAALAWRISNENFLKDSKTINNLKLRLGYGITGNQNIGNYSFASSYNTYQYNFNNQFVSAVMPTVLPNPYVKWEGQEQYNVGFDLDMFNNRVSLVVDGYVKNTNDMLVPMSVPVTSGYSDVYTPSINAGKIQNKGIEAMLSTRNIVKDDFKWSSDIVFSHNKNNAVDINSNTFIPGAKDGNNLNRMFGIIQAGSPVNVFYGYVTDGIFQNQAEVSAHATQNPGNNPATSTAPGDIRFKDLNGDGVINDKDRTIIGNPNPKFTFSFNNTFTYKNFDFTIFLQGSYGNDIYNANRMYTEAMAVIQNQGVGVLDRWTGAGTSNDMPRAIYGDPNQNTRVSSRYVEDGSYIKIKNINLSYTLPKGVFGENLSLVKIFVSAQNLVTWTKYSGFDPEVPVNGVDNGTYPITRTVSLGLNVAF
- a CDS encoding RagB/SusD family nutrient uptake outer membrane protein, which translates into the protein MKKIKITLLALIALTLTNCSDDFLDKVQPDTINTGNYPKTEAELITMVNGAYQPLQWPKLYNMRMWTTDIFAGNSIVGAGGGDDGIETTQLSNFVTSTDNQGVLDLWRGPWPGILSSNIVLKTAPSLNINSDIKNRCMGEAYFLRSHYYFVLVRFFGDVPLVTEPQDVNGDLYPSRAPKSDIYNLIISDLEKAISLLPAKESYGSIDKGRASKGAAIGALAKVYLTLGNWQKVVDLTTQLESMGYTLNTDYSDNFNVNTENSNESLFEVQYASDGNYDFWGNQNQASWASTFMGPRGSNFVGGGWGWNQPTQEFVNSYEAGDNRKAKSIFYDGCPQYDGKTYTSSYSLTGYNVRKFLVPLSAFPSYNNSPLNFPVMRYSEVLLMKAEALNELGQTSLAAVPLNTVRARAGLAPVSGLSQSAFRDKVLHERRMELAFEGQRWFDLVRVNNGQYGLDFLHSIGKTNATNKHLLLPVPQIERDRNPNLSQNPGY
- a CDS encoding glycoside hydrolase family 31 protein — its product is MIKKISFLILALFFSSQLSAGEVTSFTKNANQVVFNCKDGAKLSLTINSSSVVKVWFDPSGKFSRQNPSFAVVNDKLENIGDISVNEEPSAYEIFTSKLRIRVNKNPMQLQIFDKWQKLIYSDYADKGNVVNGKGIKSYKNLRSDEQFFGLGEKTGTLNRRGKNYKMWNSDKPCYSTTEDPIAKSIPFFMSSYNYGIFLDNTFKTEFKFGTESEDYYSFEAPDGAFVYYFIFGKDYKDIQKQYITLTGQPIMPPKWALGFAQSRGLYTKEAQALEIAAEFRKRKIPIDVIYQDIGWTQNLQDFEWRKGNYTDPKGMLKKLKSNGFKMIVSQDPVISKKDNKQYLEANKLGYFVKDVRTDKAYEMPWPWGGNCGVVDFTIPAVADWWGKYQQKPLDDGVSGFWTDMGEPAWSNEEDTDRLNMKHHLGMHNEIHNVFGLTWDKVVKEQFEKRNPNKRIFQMTRSAYAGLQRYTFGWTNDSGNGNDVLDGWSQMENQVAVGISAGLGGIPFWTTDISGYCGDITDYPAMAELYTRWMQFGVFCPLSRAHHEGDNAVEPWKFGEVAEKNTKAAIELKYQLFPYLYTYARKAHDTGLPITRGLFMEYPKDLDAAKIDNQFMFGEEILVAPVLRKGERVKRVYFPEGEWIDFNDKKTEYLGGEKLPYKAPLNTIPIFVKKGSIVPMMPVMQYIHEKKDYPVTFHIFPNYEDEKASFSLYEDEGENQDYLKDIYSLTNIVCTTLAKAYVIDIKPEDKGFHQSDKRNFVLSLLEEVKPNSVMIDDKEVSFIAFEAFEDGKEIPGNAWSWDERGNKILVKTPDLRKNINIKINKN
- a CDS encoding carbohydrate kinase family protein — translated: MFSNKNINAVSYGEVLFDVFGEEKKIGGAPLNLALRTASFGFPVAMISAIGNDEDGKVICDYVKDHQLDASGIITVEDYNTGVVQVSLNERGSATYEIKFPSAWDFITMNEETEKLVKNADVFFYGSLICRNDVSKNTLFQLLDSNPNMFKVFDVNLRKPHYNIEVLKQLMDKADFIKFNDEEILEIASELGFNSEDLEENIRFISDKTNTKSICVTLGKHGSILLWEGVMYRHGGYPVKVADTVGAGDSFLASLIAKLISDKNPDAALDFASAVGALVASYTGANPKLDNAEIEEFLKENV
- a CDS encoding DUF6377 domain-containing protein gives rise to the protein MISPFLKSIFSFFILASVLLSCKKENKVNANEILLRQLDKTIREKKSFEIKKKRKINHLKSKINIGGNSDSINFQLNYLIVEEYLGYQCDSAYSYSYANEELALKNKNDSWLYQTLIQRSVLLSTSGLFLESENILNKIDQKNLPLPLRFSYNSAYECLYSNLLDYTGEENLYGKIYKKKLADYYESAYTSLKPNDPFYYLFLSHKNRINDDWESANNNIDKFLQTTKAGTRLHAIGSYCKAVIEARLGNIDSQEKFLIYSAISDLQSSTKENRSMQELASVEYKKDDTERAYNYIQSALEDANFYNARFRSIQISKVQPIIENSYLLTINSQNTKLRWSVFLISFLLLGLIVTTYFIYRQLKIIAKSRNELSLLNTDLKATNAKLDEANHVKEEYVAFFINQCSIYLKKFEKYKNLIAKRLSVGQIDKLTEMVNNKNSVELDLNDLYISFDKAFLRIYPNFVTEVNKLIKKDSQYEVTDVLNTELRIYALIRLGINDAAQISDFLRYSLRTIYNYKSKVKAKSVIENDDFEAKIMEIGSINTQ